The Neoarius graeffei isolate fNeoGra1 chromosome 10, fNeoGra1.pri, whole genome shotgun sequence genome has a segment encoding these proteins:
- the LOC132893158 gene encoding E3 SUMO-protein ligase ZBED1-like translates to MHSHLVRHHPELAAEERKVSDAHASVSQPTLNTVFNAKLSSGSPRAASITKSIACFICKDLRPYSVVENEGFHRMLHTLEPRYDIPCRKYFTEKAIPALYAETKAKVESALQSAERVALTCDAWTSRATESFVTITAHFIHEWELQSYVLQTRVMSKSHTGANMAEVIQKATVEWKLMGKYPAVVTDNASNMTVAVELTGYQHIRCFAHVLNLASQQALKVAAVARLTAKVRRISKFFHRSTTAAEALKRNQMLLALPQHKLITDVAVRWNSAYEMLARFLQQQPAVCAALLSPEVRKSTTDICTLNETDISNVEQVVQALKPMLVATNIMCEEKSPTISIIAPLHAQLLNDTTSTIKDSSLVKEIKTAIHQDLSKRYDSMEEKTILYISSALDPRFKSLQFLLPQDIQDTHAKLVEMAAALKEDADLEESQVSPIPSDDSTEQQTTETSAHTPKKRRSALADLLGQTFKTTQHQLSATSIAETEVKQYLDAPSLPLTDDPLHWWKAHAQAYPLLAKLA, encoded by the exons ATGCATAGCCACCTTGTTCGTCATCATCCTGAGCTTGCCGCGGAGGAAAGGAAAGTTAGCGACGCACATGCTTCTGTAAGCCAGCCTACACTAAACACAGTATTTAATGCAAAACTATCATCTGGATCCCCCAGGGCTGCGAGTATTACGAAGTCCATTGCTTGCTTTATTTGTAAGGATCTTAGACCATATTCTGTCGTCGAAAATGAAGGTTTCCACCGAATGTTACATACACTGGAGCCAAGGTATGACATACCTTGTCGAAAATACTTCACTGAAAAAGCTATCCCTGCGTTGTATGCAGAGACGAAAGCTAAAGTGGAAAGCGCACTTCAATCTGCTGAGAGAGTTGCACTTACATGTGACGCATGGACTTCCAGAGCCACAGAATCCTTTGTGACAATTACTGCTCATTTCATTCACGAGTGGGAACTCCAATCCTATGTTCTCCAGACTCGCGTGATGTCCAAGTCTCACACTGGTGCTAACATGGCAGAGGTGATACAGAAGGCTACAGTAGAGTGGAAGCTCATGGGGAAATACCCAgcggttgtcaccgacaacgcatcTAATATGACTGTTGCTGTTGAACTGACCGGATACCAACACATTCGGTGTTTTGCACACGTTCTTAACCTCGCTTCACAACAAGCCCTGAAAGTAGCAGCTGTTGCTCGACTCACTGCGAAGGTCCGTAGGATTTCCAAGTTCTTTCACAGAAGCACCACAGCCGCCGAGGCATTGAAGAGAAACCAAATGTTGCTTGCACTGCCACAACACAAGCTCATCACGGATGTTGCTGTACGGTGGAACAGCGCTTACGAGATGCTGGCCAGGTTTCTCCAGCAGCAGCCTGCTGTCTGTGCTGCCCTATTATCTCCGGAG GTAAGAAAGAGTACCACTGACATCTGCACCCTGAATGAGACCGACATCTCAAATGTCGAACAGGTTGTGCAAGCCCTCAAGCCAATGCTGGTGGCAACAAATATCATGTGCGAGGAGAAGAGCCCAACAATCTCCATCATTGCTCCGCTCCATGCCCAGCTTTTGAATGACACAACAAGCACCATCAAAGATTCCTCTCTTGTTAAAGAGATTAAGACCGCCATCCACCAAGACCTGTCCAAGCGATATGACTCTATGGAGGAGAAAACCATTCTGTACATCTCATCAGCCTTAGACCCCAGGTTTAAGTCTCTGCAGTTCCTCTTGCCACAAGACATCCAGGACACACATGCCAAATTAGTGGAAATGGCTGCTGCTCTCAAG GAAGATGCAGACTTAGAGGAATCTCAAGTGAGCCCTATTCCTTCTGATGACAGCACTGAGCAGCAGACTACAGAGACCAGTGCACACACACCAAAGAAGAGGAGGTCTGCACTTGCTGATCTCCTTGGGCAGACATTCAAGACCACCCAACATCAACTGTCAGCTACTTCCATAGCTGAAACAGAGGTCAAACAATACCTAGATGCTCCATCTCTACCACTGACTGATGACCCGTTGCATTGGTGGAAGGCTCATGCTCAAGCCTACCCACTCCTTGCCAAGCTGGCCTAA